The sequence GCTGCTTGCCCTCCGTCCTGCGCCTTCAGCGCTGCAAGTTCAGCTTTTCCCGGATGCTCTGCACCGCCGCTGCGATGTTCTCGCGGTGCCCGAAGGCCGAAAACCGCACGTAGCCTTCCCCGGCCGAGCCGAACCCGGCGCCGGGGGTCACGACCACCTGGGCCTGATGGAGCAGCTGGTCGAAAAATTCCCAGCTGCCCAGGGGCTGGCCGTCTGGACCACTGGGCGTCTTGACCCACAGGTAAGGCGCATTGTCGCCGCCGGTCACCTCCAGGCCCAGCTCACGCAACGCCGCACGGATAATGCGGGCATTTTCCATGTAGTAGGCGACCAGGGCGCGGCTCTCACGCTGGCCTGCCTCGCTCAGCGCCGCCACGCCGCCCGACTGGGCGATGTTGCTGGCGCCGTTGAAAAAGGTGCTCTGGCGGCGGTTCCACATCCGGTTCAGCTCACCGGGCTCGCTGTCCTCGGTCCGCAGGGCATGCGGCACCACAGCCCAGCCCAGGCGCACGCCGGTAAAGCCGGAGAACTTGCTGAACGAGGTGAGCTCAATGGCGCATTCGCTGGCTCCCTCGATTTCGTAGATGGAGCGCGGCAGCTCCGGGTCCGCGATGAACTCGGCATAGGCCGCGTCGAAGATGATGACGGCCCCGTGCCGGCGGGCGTAGTCCACCCACGCCTGCAGCTGCTCACGGGTCGCCACGGCCCCGGTCGGGTTGTTGGGACTGCACAGGTACACCACGTCCAGCGGCCCGCCCTGCCCGTCAGAGGTGGGCGGCGCAGCGAACCAGCCGTTCTCGGGGTTCCCTTCCAGCAGCCTGAGCCCGGCGTAGGCCCCGGCTGCGGCGTCATATTCGCCGGTGCGGCCGGCCACCACGTTGCTGTCCACGTAGACCGGGTAGGCGGGATTCTGAATGGCGATGACGCTGTCCTGCGCGAACAGGTTCTGGATGTTGGCGGCGTCGGCCTTGGCGCCGTCGCTCACGAAAATCTCGCTGGGGTCTAGTGTCACACCGCGCTGCGCGTAGTAGGCGACCAGCGCTTCACGCAGTTCCAGTTCGCCCTGCTCGTCGCCGTAGCCGCTGTAGGTGTCGCGGTTGCCCAGCGCCGTCACGCGGCCGTGCAGCCCCTGCAAGATGGTGGGCGTGAGTGGCTCGGTCGTGTTACCGATGCCCAGGCGGTAGATGGCCTGGTCCGGATGCTGGGCACTGTACTCACGTACCCGGCGGGCGATTTCGGGAAACAGGTAGCCGGCGGAAAGCTTGCGGTAGTTGGGGTTGAGTTTGGCCATGTGAATACTCCTTGAGAGGTCAGGAACGGAGGGGAAAAGCAAGGGAGGAAAGCGAGGGTGTCTGCACGCAGGTCTTCTTTAGACCTTCAGACCTTTCGCACCTCTGCGCACGTCCAGCCCGGACAGCGCCGCCAGAATCTCCCCTCTGTGCGCCTCGTCTTCCAGGGTGGTCATGGGGAGGCGGAAGGTTTCCTCGCACCAGCCGTACTCGGCCAGGGCGGTCTTGATGGGAATGGGGTTGGTCTCGCAGAAGCAGGCGCGGAAAAAGTCCGCCAGGGTAGCTTCCAGGGTGCGGGCTTCCTCCAGCTGTCCGGCGCGGGCCAGGCGGACCAGTTCGGCCATCTGCGCGGGGATGATGTTGCTGGCCACCGAGATGACGCCGTGTCCGCCGGCTTCCACCAGGTCCAGCACCATATTGTCGTCGCCGCTCACGACCTGAAAGCCGGGCAGGCGCTGGCCGATCACGTCCGCCATCTGGCGCAGGTTGCCGCTGGCTTCCTTGACACCCTTGATGTTGGGGCAGTCCTGGGCCAGCCGCACCAGCGTGGGCGTTTCTATGTTCACGGCGGTGCGGCTGGCGATGTTGTACAGCACCACCGGAATGTTCACCGCCTCCGCCACGGCCCGGAAGTGCTCGTACAGGCCCTTCTGGGTGGGCTTGTTGTAGTAGGGATTGATCAGCAGCACGCCGTCCACACCGCTCATTTCGGCGTGCTGGCTCAGCTGAATCGCCTCGGCGGTGGAGTTGGAGCCGGTGCCGGCGATCACCGGCACGCGCCCGGCCGCCTGGCGCACGGTGAAATCCACCACATGGTCGTGCTCGGCGTGGGTCAGGGTGGGGCTTTCGCCGGTGGTGCCGCAGGGCACCAGGCCGCTGACGCCAGACTCGATCTGGTACTCAATCAGGTCGGCCAGGGCGGCTTCATCCACCCAGCCGTCCAGGGTAAAGGGAGTAACTAGTGCGGTGTACACCCCGCTGAGGTCAAGGGGAGTGAGGGAATCGGTGGTCATGGTGGGGCTCCTATCAGGGAGTGGAGGAAAAGGCAGCGGGCGGGACAAAGCCAGTCGGCCGAACCGGCAGCAAAGACGGGTTCGGGGGGCTATCCGGGGCCCGGCGGGCCCGCTGAAGAAGCTCTGTTCGGCGGCTCTAGGTCCCCGCCGGGTGGCCCCTGTGACGCAGGGACAGTCAGAAGTTCTCCGGATAGCCCCCTAGCGTTTTCGCGCGGCGGTATCCGGAGAAGGTTTGTGTTTGGGCTGCGGACTGGCCCCTGTTCCCATCTGGGCAGCAAAGACATCGTCGAGCAGTTCGTCCAGCGTGAACAGCCCCCGCCGGCCGCCGGCCAGCCATTCGGCGGCCTGCACCGCGCCAGCCGCGAAGCCCTCACGGGTCCGGGCGCGGTGGGTCAGCTCGACCGTGTCGGCAGGACTATCGAAGATAAGGGTGTGGGTGCCGGGAATGTGCCCACCC is a genomic window of Deinococcus proteolyticus MRP containing:
- the dapA gene encoding 4-hydroxy-tetrahydrodipicolinate synthase, which gives rise to MTTDSLTPLDLSGVYTALVTPFTLDGWVDEAALADLIEYQIESGVSGLVPCGTTGESPTLTHAEHDHVVDFTVRQAAGRVPVIAGTGSNSTAEAIQLSQHAEMSGVDGVLLINPYYNKPTQKGLYEHFRAVAEAVNIPVVLYNIASRTAVNIETPTLVRLAQDCPNIKGVKEASGNLRQMADVIGQRLPGFQVVSGDDNMVLDLVEAGGHGVISVASNIIPAQMAELVRLARAGQLEEARTLEATLADFFRACFCETNPIPIKTALAEYGWCEETFRLPMTTLEDEAHRGEILAALSGLDVRRGAKGLKV
- a CDS encoding LL-diaminopimelate aminotransferase, translated to MAKLNPNYRKLSAGYLFPEIARRVREYSAQHPDQAIYRLGIGNTTEPLTPTILQGLHGRVTALGNRDTYSGYGDEQGELELREALVAYYAQRGVTLDPSEIFVSDGAKADAANIQNLFAQDSVIAIQNPAYPVYVDSNVVAGRTGEYDAAAGAYAGLRLLEGNPENGWFAAPPTSDGQGGPLDVVYLCSPNNPTGAVATREQLQAWVDYARRHGAVIIFDAAYAEFIADPELPRSIYEIEGASECAIELTSFSKFSGFTGVRLGWAVVPHALRTEDSEPGELNRMWNRRQSTFFNGASNIAQSGGVAALSEAGQRESRALVAYYMENARIIRAALRELGLEVTGGDNAPYLWVKTPSGPDGQPLGSWEFFDQLLHQAQVVVTPGAGFGSAGEGYVRFSAFGHRENIAAAVQSIREKLNLQR